Proteins encoded by one window of Lathyrus oleraceus cultivar Zhongwan6 chromosome 1, CAAS_Psat_ZW6_1.0, whole genome shotgun sequence:
- the LOC127110986 gene encoding uncharacterized protein LOC127110986, whose protein sequence is MAGEQHSDHSRPLVNYNMDDGPPSHEADVRDGHPSTPSPEPQNNGDASHAHNLGAETFHPIPVPVEGDAVMIAMVNALNQAGSMLHQQHERIMALEAERQEARPQPVNRIQQRSEPTKKRGRRSPEPYASRARARRDGGRARTSPRRGHSPDNNELSPLRSDEEDLHCPLSRAIMEAPLPKGMEKPPNLAVYDGTTDPDDHVDNVNAMLDYRNDITGHLKCRLFSTTLRKGAMAWFKSLAPESITSWRVMRSMFTRHFTASRRHPKTEATLEAIVQKKNETLRSYIERFNQEAVEVDTTEHMKKYLLERGLLPGSELSRAVGIEPPRTLNELLHKAQAYIRYEEKQVAHNARSGRNAGETEHSKREDTSISRRNGDKRREERPRELREGRGPAGRYSEYTLLTAPRERILAECINSEFKQGRVRFPKPSAPKPHTDKSKYCRFHRSHGHVTEDCVHLKDAIEILIQEGHLKQYTRKNEAPRHDEPEKKRPRENTPPDNSPYQVALCVSRPEDFFLPEPLPEGKITALSPWEDFPTTLVISGGGTNGESAALSVKRKFDELLLTAPEQKATLTKYRGKSNPISFFLEELPGGSPNSAIPLLIRAKMARFDVRRILVDEGSSVDIMYVHLFKTLKLDRTNLAPYVGSDLQGFNGATTRPWGYVELLVTFGEQETAREVKIQFLVVDCPSLYNCIFGRPTLAELTAVPSTVHLKMKYYTKLGRVVTIHGDIEAARRCYDAAVKGQAVVSTKSNCNNKKLKTEDPARGVNAIDLDCRIGLDETEEGRFPKERSLEHPVRPIPDGEFELIPLGDDPERTVKIGKGLPEETREELVACLKENSDLFAWNAAEMPGLDPEIACHKLAVDRAAKPIAQRRRKQSPEKAEAAERAVKDLLEANFISEAQYTTWLSNVVLVKKNNGKWRMCVDYTDLNRACPKDAFPLPNIDSLVDNSAGFKLLSFMDAYSGYNQIPMSPADKKHTAFMTPTGNYYYNVMPFGLKNAGATYQRMMNKVFKDEIGDMLEVYMDDMIVKSHEEITHARHLTKVFEQARQCKMRFNPEKCTFGVRAGKFLGFYLTERGIEANPDKCRAFSEFPTPKTKKSIQSLNGVLASLSRFIAKSAQHALPFFRLLRKEATFDWTDECEQALLHLKKVLSQPPVLSRPSEKETLYLYLSVATEAVSAVLIRETDEGQKPIYFASKALQGPELRYQQIEKVALALINTARRLRYYFLAHTIKVRTDQPIKQLLGRPDMAGRMLKWSLELSEFDIQYESRKALKAQALADFVAEMTHCPTPAESAHKWTIFVDGASSTSGSGAGIILENEEGILIEVSLALAFPTSNNQAEYEAFLAGLRLAEDLGAKEVKISTDSQLVASQVRGEYQTKNDNLLGYLSLVKEKLDRFEKWEVQHIPREHNTRADVLSKLASTRKKGGNKSVIQEILPRPSIDKLPPPLEVNAIGDAHCWMTPIYNYLTRDELPADPKEATTVKRRACSQRDTIHGRRIPGLRRQPGHHTAFHVCRASADERASRGGQQGDLTWPKTQTR, encoded by the exons ATGGCCGGAGAACAACATAGCGATCACAGCCGTCCCCTCGTCAACTACAATATGGACGACGGCCCGCCATCCCATGAAGCGGACGTTCGGGACGGTCATCCATCCACCCCGTCTCCAGAGCCCCAAAACAACGGAGATGCCTCTCACGCCCACAATTTAGGGGCAGAGACATTTCATCCCATTCCCGTTCCCGTTGAAGGAGACGCCGTAATGATTGCCATGGTGAATGCCCTCAATCAAGCCGGCTCTATGCTCCACCAGCAGCACGAACGAATCATGGCCCTCGAAGCCGAACGACAAGAAGCCCGGCCCCAGCCGGTGAATAGGATACAACAACGTTCGGAGCCAACGAAGAAGCGAGGACGTCGCTCTCCCGAACCCTACGCCAGCAGGGCACGCGCCCGTCGTGACGGTGGTCGAGCGAGAACATCACCAAGGCGCGGGCACAGCCCCGACAACAACGAACTGTCTCCCTTAAGGAGCGACGAGGAAGATTTGCATTGCCCCCTATCTCGGGCAATAATGGAGGCCCCGCTCCCCAAAGGCATGGAGAAACCGCCAAACCTAGCTGTGTACGACGGGACTACAGATCCCGACGATCACGTCGACAACGTCAACGCGATGCTCGACTACCGCAATGATATAACCGGGCACCTCAAATGCCGACTGTTCTCAACGACCCTCAGGAAAGGGGCCATGGCCTGGTTCAAAAGCTTGGCCCCTGAGTCCATTACGTCATGGAGAGTCATGAGGTCCATGTTCACCCGGCACTTTACAGCTTCCCGTCGTCACCCCAAGACTGAGGCGACCCTTGAAGCCATAGtgcagaagaagaatgaaacACTGCGCTCATACATCGAGCGATTCAACCAGGAAGCTGTCGAGGTAGATACCACCGAGCACATGAAGAAGTATCTCCTCGAGAGAGGTCTCTTACCCGGCAGTGAACTTAGCAGAGCCGTAGGGATCGAGCCTCCCCGCACCTTAAACGAGCTCCTGCATAAAGCCCAGGCCTACATCAGATACGAGGAAAAGCAGGTGGCACACAATGCCCGCAGCGGACGTAACGCTGGGGAGACCGAGCACTCAAAACGCGAGGACACGAGCATTTCCCGTCGCAACGGAGACAAACGAAGAGAAGAAAGACCTCGCGAGCTCCGGGAAGGAAGAGGCCCCGCGGGCAGATATAGCGAGTACACCTTACTGACAGCTCCTCGAGAGCGTATCCTCGCAGAATGTATCAACTCTGAATTTAAGCAGGGCAGGGTCAGGTTCCCAAAACCGTCCGCACCAAAGCCCCACACCGACAAATCAAAGTACTGCCGGTTCCACAGAAGTCACGGGCACGTGACCGAAGACTGCGTCCACCTGAAAGATGCGATTGAAATTTTAATCCAAGAAGGGCACCTGAAGCAGTACACGAGGAAGAACGAAGCTCCCAGACACGACGAGCCAGAGAAGAAGAGACCCCGGGAAAACACACCCCCTGACAACTCTCCCTATCAAGTGGCCCTCTGCGTGTCACGACCGGAAGATTTCTTCCTCCCCGAACCATTGCCCGAGGGCAAGATCACTGCACTCAGCCCCTGGGAAGACTTCCCTACCACACTGGTGATATCAGGAGGAGGAACTAACGGGGAATCCGCGGCCCTCTCCGTCAAACGTAAGTTCGACGAACTCCTACTGACTGCCCCCGAGCAGAAAGCGACATTGACAAAATACCGGGGAAAATCCAACCCAATATCCTTCTTCCTGGAGGAACTCCCGGGCGGATCCCCGAACTCGGCCATCCCACTATTGATAAGAGCAAAGATGGCCCGATTCGACGTACGACGCATCCTGGTCGACGAAGGGAGCTCAGTGGATATCATGTACGTCCACCTCTTCAAGACTCTGAAGCTAGACAGGACCAACTTAGCCCCCTACGTCGGATCAGATCTCCAAGGATTCAACGGAGCAACAACCAGACCGTGGGGATATGTTGAGCTCCTCGTCACCTTCGGCGAACAAGAAACGGCCAGAGAAGTCAAAATCCAATTCCTGGTCGTAGACTGTCCGTCTCTCTACAATTGCATCTTTGGACGCCCGACACTGGCCGAACTCACTGCGGTCCCATCCACCGTCCACCTGAAGATGAAATACTACACCAAATTGGGACGTGTGGTCACCATCCATGGTGACATCGAAGCAGCCCGGCGATGCTACGACGCCGCAGTAAAAGGACAGGCCGTAGTCAGCACGAAGAGCAACTGCAATAACAAAAAACTCAAGACCGAGGATCCCGCCCGAGGAGTCAACGCCATCGACCTCGACTGTCGCATCGGGCTGGACGAGACCGAAGAGGGGAGGTTCCCCAAGGAACGCTCTCTCGAACACCCGGTCCGACCAATCCCCGACGGGGAGTTCGAACTCATTCCTCTTGGGGACGATCCGGAAAGGACGGTGAAGATAGGTAAGGGACTACCCGAGGAGACAAGAGAAGAGCTAGTAGCATGCCTCAAAGAGAACTCCGACCTCTTCGCGTGGAATGCCGCAGAAATGCCCGGGCTGGACCCCGAGATCGCGTGTCATAAGCTAGCTGTAGACCGGGCAGCCAAGCCCATAGCACAGCGTAGACGCAAGCAATCGCCCGAAAAGGCAGAGGCTGCCGAGCGAGCTGTAAAAGACCTCTTAGAGGCAAATTTTATTTCTGAAGCCCAGTACACAACCTGGCTCTCTAATGTAGTCCTCgttaagaaaaataatggaaaatggcgtatgtgtgttgattatactgATCTTAATAGGGCTTGCCCGAAAGATGCTTTCCCCCTCCCTAATATAGACTCGCTCGTTGACAACTCTGCAGGTTTTAAACTCTTGTCCTTCATGGACGCATATAGTGGATACAACCAGATCCCTATGTCGCCCGCAGACAAGAAACACACAGCGTTCATGACCCCAACGGGCAATTACTATTACAACGTGATGCCGTTCGGGCTCAAGAACGCTGGCGCTACATACCAACGCATGATGAACAAAGTCTTCAAGGACGAAATAGGGGACATGCTCGAAGTATACATGGACGACATGATCGTCAAATCACACGAAGAGATAACCCATGCTCGACACCTTACGAAGGTATTCGAGCAGGCGAGACAGTGTAAAATGAGGTTCAACCCCGAGAAATGCACGTTCGGAGTCCGGGCAGGCAAGTTCCTCGGTTTCTATCTCACCGAAAGAGGGATCGAGGCCAACCCCGACAAATGCCGGGCATTCTCGGAGTTTCCGACCCCGAAAACCAAAAAATCGATCCAGTCGCTCAATGGAGTGCTAGCCTCACTCTCCCGTTTCATCGCCAAGTCCGCCCAGCACGCATTGCCATTCTTCAGACTCCTTCGCAAAGAGGCTACCTTCGACTGGACCGATGAATGCGAGCAAGCGCTACTCCATCTAAAGAAAGTTCTGTCCCAACCCCCGGTCTTATCACGGCCATCAGAAAAGGAAACCCTATACTTATACCTATCCGTGGCGACCGAGGCCGTCAGCGCCGTTCTAATAAGAGAAACCGACGAAGGACAAAAGCCCATCTATTTTGCGAGTAAAGCACTCCAAGGTCCCGAGCTCCGATATCAGCAAATCGAAAAGGTCGCCCTGGCCCTCATCAACACAGCGAGGAGACTACGATATTATTTCCTCGCACACACGATAAAGGTGAGGACCGACCAGCCAATCAAACAGCTGCTCGGGCGCCCGGATATGGCCGGGAGGATGCTCAAGTGGTCACTAGAACTCTCCGAATTCGACATACAATACGAAAGTAGGAAAGCCTTGAAAGCTCAGGCGCTGGCCGACTTCGTCGCGGAGATGACCCACTGCCCGACTCCAGCAGAAAGCGCCCACAAATGGACGATCTTCGTCGATGGCGCCTCTAGCACATCGGGCAGCGGGGCCGGGATCATCCTCGAAAATGAAGAAGGGATCCTGATAGAGGTATCGTTAGCGCTAGCGTTCCCAACATCAAACAAccaagccgaatacgaagccttCCTCGCAGGCCTGAGGTTAGCCGAGGACCTGGGAGCAAAAGAGGTAAAAATATCCACCGACTCCCAGCTCGTGGCCTCACAAGTGCGAGGAGAATACCAAACCAAGAACGACAACCTCCTCGGGTACTTGTCCCTCGTCAAAGAAAAACTTGATAGATTTGAAAAATGGGAAGTTCAACACATACCCCGCGAACACAACACACGGGCAGACGTTCTCTCGAAACTAGCCAGCACGAGGAAAAAGGGTGGGAATAAATCAGTAATCCAAGAAATTCTCCCGCGGCCCAGCATCGACAAACTACCGCCTCCACTCGAGGTCAACGCTATTGGAGATGCCCACTGTTGGATGACACCCATCTACAATTACCTCACACGAGACGAACTCCCGGCTGACCCGAAAGAGGCGACCACTGTCAAACGACGCGCATGCTC ACAACGGGACACAATTCACGGACGGAGGATTCCAGGACTTCGTCGCCAGCCTGGGCACCACACAGCATTTCACGTCTGTCGAGCATCCGCAGACGAACGGGCAAGCAGAGGCGGCCAACAGGGTGATCTTACGTGGCCTAAAACGCAGACTCGGTGA